A window of Sebastes umbrosus isolate fSebUmb1 chromosome 6, fSebUmb1.pri, whole genome shotgun sequence genomic DNA:
tcaaactccgatcaaacggtcaaactaggcagcgctgatcaaatatgaatcaatattttgttactgtaatgcctatttctcacataaaatgttttcagaaacatcttgtagtgtactgtttagctgtcaaatgagaaagtttgcgacccggcagccatgttgtgatctgctgaggaaataccaagcaccgccaaccagccggagcacagccaataggaatgctctctctctgaaatgacctgtgattggccaaagtctcccgtcacgggtacagaagtctagttatctaattattataatattacaatatgctgaaaggttattatggaattttttcccaatgatgccaaaagcattctgcttactgcaggtttaactatagtgactaaatcattaaaaaagccaacatgtttcgaccactgTAAGTCTTCTTGAGGGCTTtcaacaaagcttttttttaatgatttagccactataataaagttttttttattatatttccttcttcatttgccacttgttttaatattttggagtgcctgcATTGCCGTCCTGTCGACCCTGATTTTTTTTCGTTTTCCAAGAGCACCCGACACATTTCTGCCTTACGGTTGAGTACACAGAGCAACTAGTTATTTATCTTTCCAATTTGCTGAGTCAAGGCTAGTCTGCCAAGAGAAAGTACTAGAAAATGCCCCTCACAattttcaaatgtcttgttttatttctaccaacagtccaaaccccGAAGACAATCGGTTTACGATGacataaaactgagaaaagcagcaaatccacaAATTAGACGAGCTGAAACCAGAGAATGgaaaatgaattaatcaattatcaaaattgctGCAGAGTTTCTTTCTGTTTATTGAGTTATCGTTTCATCCCCTACTTGTTCTAGTACTATTATATAATTTAACCGTGTAGatggtgtttctgtttgttcatTAGACATGAGCTCATAACAGAGGATGAGTTGGCATTAATGCAAACAGCCCAGGTGCTGCAGAAAAGGACTGAAATCAAATGATCGAATACATTTCTTGGCTGACCTAAACACAGCGAGAAGCAGAGCAGCACATAATGAATCACTGCTGGTCACTGCTGCAGTGAAGTTAaagtgaggagaggaagaggaaccCAGGAATGATTAGCTCATTTCAGATTTTCAATATTCTAATCAGTGCTAATAAGCTTACCTGAAGGTACAATCTGTGTTATCAACAAGTCGTTTAATACAAGTACTAACAGCAGCTAAATCTTCTTAGCATGTTGGTCATTAATATTTCCAGATGCTGCACCTCAGGAATGTCTGTTAACTCAACAGTGTTGATGAATATTGTTCAGTTTGATTTATTAGTTCAAGAATTACTGTTCAAATCATCTAGATTTATCAAAGTACTACCACAATTGAAGATAATACAACTAAGACTATAGAATATTaaatcaggatttttttttttcttcatctgcaACATTTCTGTTTCGTGGTGCTACTTTCTTATACAATTCTTTATGTATGCTTTGTAGATCAGTGGTAAGTaattttgggttgccaggttgtgagacatcctcctcttcatttgGTGTAACTTTCTGTCTGTTTAACCAGCTCTTTAATAAATGTAAGACCAGTATTCATtgtccttttagctctgtttttggtctccaccacctcctgaatctttatctgctaaatgctccactatgtttgccagctagtctctaactgtgtctatCTGCTTTTTTTGTGCAGGGCAGGTAGTATACAGTGAAACTTGTACTtttgaaactaagaatcgttgtgttttcgttagcttagaatgagcccttcatatctacaatGGGGAGCAGGCCGCGGcgctaccacggttttgcactcggcgactcacgttaccgcactCTTGGAAAGggcaaccacaccactatatGTTACCAAACTGTACCTTTTAATAAAGCCAATTGCTGCAACCTTTGCAATTATTAGGAAGTGTTAGGCCTACTAGTTTTActtaagcttttatttttttttaccattgaaTATGCCCACAGAACAAATTCTGAATTGATAATTAATTTGCTGCATTTTACAAGTGGACATGTGGAATTTCACTTTAGTCATCTTGTGGTCATTAACAGCTCAGTCATCATCAGTGTTTGCGCCCGTGTTTTTGGCCAAATGTACTAAGGTCCAACTCTGGTCTCGTTTTCTGTTTGCAGATTTGCCAGAGCGACAGGAACCAAAGCAGGGAGAGAGATCACAACGGGAgtaaaagcaaagagagagaacGCAGCAGAGACGGGGAGCTCCCTTCAACTGCGAGCCAGACGGCGACACGAGACCGAGCCATCCagcagaagaggaaagagaTAGACGAGGTAGAGGATGAGTGTcattacataaacacacaccttgGGAGAAGGGTTAGTTACAAACAGATAGAGGTAGAGGAGAGATAAGAGAAGCTGGGAttagagagagtgacagaggaaAAGCGCCGGGAGACAtgagacaagaaaaaaagatttgttttcTCTAGTCTAAACATTAATTTTGAAATGCTGAGCCTGTGGCAACTTGAGTGTCATTATTGTCTCCACTTTGCTGAGCCCGACGAAGAAGGTCTTATTCATCGTTTGAAATGATTGAGGGTGTTTTCTAATTGAGCAAAAACGCAAAACGAAGCTCTTTATCTCGGCTCACCTGTATCACAAGAGGCTCCGACACGTGCTGTAATGCTGTCTTCAATGTTGCAGACATCACATGATGCTCTGCTCATcggctgtgtgtttctgtgtgtgtgtgtgtttccacccACTTGATGGAAAAGATGGTCTCTTGCTTTTCATATCTCCATGGTTGCAGGATTGTAGAGATATTGCGAGGAGAAAAGGCAGTCTGGCAACAGGTAGCTGATGCAAAAATGTCCACAAAATTCTGAATACAGGCACACACAATACTTGTGAACAGTTTTGGGGTTGATAATCCATTCAGTGGTAATTGGAGACTTCTCACTTCGACACTTTCTCTTCTGTTATCCCATTCTCCCGCTCCATCTCACTGTTCGCCCCTTCCTTCCTCCCATTTGTCCTGAAACctcggatgtgtgtgtgtgtgtctcgcaGGTGTACTATCAGGAATGTGAAATGTTTGGCCTCGTGGCAAAGATGCTGATAGCAAAGGATCCAACCCTGGAGCGCCCCATCCAGTCCGCGCTGCAAGAGAACCTCAGGGACATCGGCAAGCGCTGTGTGGAGGGAATGGAGAAATTTATAGAGGACTATGACTCCAAGGAGCGGTCTCACTAATCAGCCTAGCATTGATGCTACTGATAGAAGTGTTGAGAGTTTTATTTCATGTGATTAAACGcttcttttgttgtttgttttagccAGTAGAAGTAATAAGTTCGTAGATTCTTGTCTGCTGCCTGGGCAAAGCCCCCCCTCTGTGCTCAGCCTTATGGTGAGCAGCACTGGTTAAAAATATTAAGAGTACACTGTGATGGAGATATGATACTGCTTGTAATTTTTGATAATGTGAtgattatgttgaaaaatacaCTGGTTGTATTGCTTAAGTGTCCTTATGAAGaagtcaaaaatatattttgacatCCGACTGACCtgcttgttttatttgtaacttGCTTTTCaatgatttcattttgtttacaGCATATTAAACTTGGGATCAcaaatattttcagttttttattccTGGATAAATGGGCAAGACGAGATCAATTCATAGCAGGAAATACATTAATAGCTGAGTAGGCCGCACATCGTTGTTTGGGGTTTAAGTATTTGTAGAATGTCCTTTTGATGTTGGAAAGATACATCAGCATGGCCAATATTGGCTTATTACAGATATATCTATCAGCGTAAATGACAAGAAATTGCAGCACAGAGATACCAAAGATATGTTTGAGATTATTATTTCCAACCATGAAATCTTCTGCTCttctgtggctcaggaggtagagcgggtcgtccactcATCGGAAGATCGGCGACCCGCAGatccccaaattgctcccgaaggctgtgccatcggtgtgagtgaatgtgtgtgtgaacgggtgaatgttggcatgtagtgtaaagcactctGAGTGGTGGGAAAACTAGACTATATAAATACAACTCCATTTACTATTTACCACAAttcttaaaggggcactccactgaTTATACACATGAGGTTCGGTTTACTCATCATGAAGAGTCCTATTAGCCGGTGAAAACTGCTGTATAAtttcttctgtggctctggaggggcgttgtaaaatctgaaaaaataaccCTATTAACAATCCTATTATTTTGGTTGGTATTTCTCTAGCTTCATCATCTGGTCAAAATTTTAAATTGTCCAATATTTGGTTTATGGCCTAATAACCACAAAAGTAATGACATTCCCGTCAGCCCCAGCTCTATTTTGTGGTCAGTGCTTTTTTGCACCTGTGAGCAGCTCCTCCATTTCCCCTGAGCATTGAATTGCAGGacaatagacatttttcacagcagacattttggcaTTTCATGGCAGGAAAAGCAGCAGGTGTGACTGATCAAATTAAAAACGTCTGCATTCCATTTAGATGAGCCgttttcagggtcctggtactgtgcatgctggctcaccgGGACACTTGTTGGAACTGAGCCATTGTGTTGATGACATTAGTTtcatctgtgcttttcctgccatGGTGAGCCAAATGATCCTTTCAAAGGGGGTcttgtttaccgtgttcacgagaagagtccatgtggtattcacaacctcgaaagtggaaagtttctgaaagcttagagttcacgagttgtgacgtgtttgttgacgtcagaaatggcggcggccatggaagttcatttttcggtgcgtagtaagtgaatatattgtaattttagtcgtatattgtttttcttcgtaattttataatatgtctgaggaaaatgtttattttgccaacggcctcatctttgtcctctgtcattatgcctttgtatttcctgcattatgttacccgcttgttGCATTATTAGCCTCTGTGGcatctagacgccgacagtaatattgatattgccgttgcttagcagcggtgttctcacaacttaaccacttgaacctcaagcatattgtgtacacgacttcccatgttgtaaacacaagctcacaagtttcatttgaaggcaccaaaaatgtctggaaaaaggTCAGCAGAGTACAAAGTAATTGTGACttttttgagttattttttccccccagtgtGAGCACACTACACAAACCTGCTTAGAAACAGTACGCAGTATGGATCTGGGCCGATCAGAACAACTTCCGATACAACTTGCTGATTGTTCCTTGAAGTACACTTTATTTTCAGTatgagacaacaacaacaaatgaacATGCAAGTCTCCCTATCTCTACATCATCTTATACAAATAATGATTCTTTagttacaaaatatataaatatttaagacCATATGTACAGAACATTTACATTACTACATCCATTACTTTATTAAGTTTAttactatatatacatttaacaGGTATCATTCTTTAATATTCTCATAATTATTGTttgcattgttattattattgttagcattattattattattattattattattattattataattattattattattattataattcttAATCATCTAAGGGTAACTCTcaaaaaacaaagcatgttGCAGAAGAGAAAACGGGACCATACCTGACGTTACTGTGCCTGAATGGTCAAGGAGCAGAGGCTGTCCTTGGTAAAGCATGGAGAGCTGGCTATGTAGAGCACAAAGTTCAACAGACTATTTGTACAAGGTGATAACAGGGCTAGCGAGCCAACACTATATTCCAGCAGCATTTGGATTCCACTGAGGTAAACAATGACATAGCTTGGAATCTAGCACGTAACTTTCACTATCCCAACACAATTTCTGGTTTGTCCACATAGAATAAGTTTTACGGTCCAGGGGCTTGGATCGCTGAGCGGCGACACGAAGAGTCAGATCGCTGCAGATATACTTCCCTTTTTCAAACTGTAAAGGAAttgttctgtctctctgtaacATGGAttcacgcacagacacacacacgcacatacatcGCGTTATTTACCTCGACCGCGGTATATTTAGTAGTCAAATTCGTCAGTGCTCCCTGGTACCATCAGAGGAGTCGATCTCCATCATTGTAAACATTTCTGTTGTGTAAGCCAGCTGAGCTTCCTCTTATGATTAGATCACTCTGTGTAGGTGTACACAAACACTACCCGGTGTAGTTGTGTAAGCTCACAAGCACAAAAAATAggcctttttctctcttcaaccccaacacacacacacacacacacacacacacactattaacGCTCGCTGTCAACTATCTCACTCTCACCTTCCCACTCCCTCTGTTCCACCTCTCTGTTACTTTAACCGTATccttacctctctctctctcatctctttcACTCTCCTGCGCTTCCCTCACCATCTCTTTGCTCTACATCTAAGAAATTATGCAGTTTTTGCTCTTCCTCCTTTGGCGGGTGTGCAGCTGGCCATGAATCGGTCCGTGCAGAGGTCCGTGATGGGCGGCTATCCCAGAGGGGCTGTAGCGGTGGCGCAGCTCCTCGTTGTTGATGTAGCAAAGCTGCACGGGCCGAGGGATCGGTTCACCCAGGAAATAACCCTCGTCTGCCTCAGActcggaggaagaggagcagctgGAGCACCAGGGGTCGGCGCCCTCCGTGTAGCCGTCGCCCCAGCATGGCCCGCCCAGCCCCACAGGTTGCCAGCCAGCGTTCTGCAGGGTGAGATCAGAGGTGGTGCGGGGGCAGGGCCGTTGGGGCTGCTGTCTGTACCCACCTGGCTCCAGACCAAACAGCTCCCGGGCAGCATTACCAGCGGGGAAGCGGTCGTAATCCTCCTGGACGCGACGGTAGGGCAGCTCTACCATCTGAGCAGGCCGGTCTGCCACCAGGTGCAGGGCATTGTCAGAGCGGGAGCGGCGAGAGCGTTTGTGGTGGCGGCCACTGCGGTGCTGCCCGTTACCGTGGGTTCCACGGTGGTGTTTGCGGCGTCTTGGTTGTGGCTGCTGTTGCTGCGACACGGATTCCTGCGCGTTGATGCGTCGGCGGGGCATTCTGTCACTCATGGGAGCCATCCGCAGGTTTCCGCTACTGCCCATCACCCCGACACGACCTTTGCCGTCGAAGCCCAGTGGCTGCGGGCCATCCCAGTACTGCAGCGGGTAGCCGACCCTCAGTGGAGCgtacatgttgttgttgttgttgtagggGCGAGAGGAGGACAGCGACTCTGTGCTGTGGAACTGGACGGAGGAGCTGAGGGTGCCCATGTTGCTCTTTTCAGACACATTCACACCCGAGTCTTTACTCAGGTCGGGCATGGAGAACCTGGACAAATGCTCCTGACGCTTACTGACCCCGTCCAGAGAGTGACCTCCTGAAACCAAAAATCACATGTCACATTTTCATATAATTTGGCATTATATCTTATTGTTCCGTACTGTATCATTTACATCATTGTACCTGTAGCATTGGACATTGTGAGGGAGTCTACAGATCCACGAGGAGTCTGTTCTAGAGGAGTGAGGGGCTCGTTGAAGCTCATGGCATTGATGGGGTTCCTCCTGGTCAGCGGGGGTCTGCCATCCCTCTGGAACCCGTGCAGGCTGATGCTCCTCTTGTCAGAGAAGCCCTGGCTCTGGCTCGACATCTCATTGAAGCTCATCTGGGTGCGCAGCTTGTTGGGCCTGAACTCATCCTGGCTGTGGTGGGTCCAATTTTCATTGAAGGAGTGGCCCCTCAGAGCAGCCATAGGGGTCCTCTTGGCGTTGCCTTGTTCCTTCCCCCAGGAGTCGGGCCTCTTCCCGGAGTTGGAAGCAGTCTGAGCTGGAGGATGAGCGTTTGCGTTGGGATTGTAGCCCTGCCTGGGGTTACACTGAGCCAGCAGATGTATAGGTGCTGGCGTGGGGGAGGGGTCCCGTTGGGGGCCTTCATAGGCAGCAGGGACGTAGGGTTCATCCCGGCTCATCCACACCTGGTTAAGGCTCGGGGCACGACTTGGAGTGCGACTGGGCGTGCGGTTTGGTGTCCTGCTCGGGGTCTGGCTAGATGAGAGGCTTAAGCGGTCCATCTGAACAGAGAGGGGATCGATTTCAGCAGACAGACGCTCTGGCATGGGTGGAGGAGCTGGCTGGCGAACCTCGGCACTCCGCCGCTCCTGCTCGGCATTCCTGCGTTCCTTTTTGCCAATCTTGGTGCTGTGGCGGGATTCACGGGAACGGGCGCTTTGGAAGGCCGAGTCTGAGGAGTCAGACTCATCTGGGTCCTGATTGGTTAAAATAAAAGAGATTAGTACAATAATAAGAAGATCATATgtaaaatacagtttaatatatGTATGAATGACGTCTTTTTTTGGTTACCAACCTGTCCAGCGCTACAGGACCGTGAGCAGAATATCTGTCCCTGCTTTGGCAGGAATGGGCGGCCCAGCAGAGAGCGCTTGCAACGGGCACAGCAGAAACACTCCTCGGTTGCGTGCCAGTGCTGCCCATCGTACGTCATCTGGCCTTGGTCAATGCCTTTGGttaaatgaggaaaataaacattattttacagCATAACATACCAGAAGCAAGTTTCTCAGTAAATACACAAGCGGTCTAGCGTTAACTGCTTAAAAATGGTAATGTGATGTTGTTCTACAAAGTCAGTGCAGCTAATGAACACAGCCCACAGTCTGATTTTAGCCATTAGCCAGTAGGTTAAGCTCATTTTTGTCAGATATGCCACTTAGTGCTgaaacagagtaaaaaaaaggaACACATTTGTGGATCTTCTGTGCCCATACATGATCGCTCGATTTGTAAGAATAGCGCGAATACATTTCACCAGCCGTGCTCCCCAGCTAGGGGAAGTAATCATCTTTCACAGCTCCCATCTGGATACAACATGGGAGCATCCTCTGAAACACACTTTCACTGTTACTGGAGCTTGGGATGATAATAACCATCCACATCTCACTGCACTGACTCCGCCTCTCCACAGCTGTGGCTCACAGAGCTGATAACACCCACGCTTACAATAAATGCCTGTTAGAGGTTTTCTATGAAAAACATGTCCATGTGTTTTGTTAACAGTTAATGTATTTCAGAGGATTTAAAGCAGCATTACAACACGTGCTTTACCTATGTGTTCTCCACATGCGTCACAGTACTCTGCATAAAGAGACTCGAAGCAGTTGCAGCAGTGTGGCCGTCCGTCCTTCATGATGTAGCGCTGGCCGCCGAGAGTGGTCTCACACTCGTAGCAGCAGAAGTGCTTCATGTGCCAGTGCCTGCCCTCTGCCTCGGTGCATTCATCAGCAAAGATTATCTGCACGATAAAGACATTACATTCATTAGCGAGGATATTCTACTCCGAGATTTAATGAAGATTTTAAACTAGTTTTACACCCATTTCAAAAATGAATTTTAATGCTGCTGAAGAAGCAACATAATCTTGGTTGGTGATGATGTTTGGGGTACCTCAGGGCTCCATCCATGGCTcattattgttttcataatatttttatgttaccCCTGTTACAGAAAAGTGTCTCTCAACCTTTTTGCCCTATGACCCCCTGCAACTCCTGGTCGCAATTCCACCAAATTATTTTCCCCTCTCAGATTGTTTTATTTCGGCCttttctcattcccagggtgtcaaataccgatgctcagtcacggccatcggcgttcggtaccgccacacaaggcaccccttAGCGTCGGTATGAAACACACCAGGCGACGTTccatgtaaacccatccgcggcaacagtagtggatgggtccaacaaacacaaggcttttatccaggagaccgccgttt
This region includes:
- the LOC119489925 gene encoding prickle-like protein 2 — its product is MSLEMEKTITKLMYDFQRNSTSDDDSGCALEEYAWVPPGLSPEQVHQYYNSLPEEKVPYINSPGEKFRIKQLLHQLPPHDNEVRYCSGLDEEEKRELKLFSNQRKKDNLGRGNIRPFPLTINGAICDKCGGQINGGDMVVFAARAGHGKCWHTHCFVCSMCEELLVDLIYFYQDGKILCGRHHAERLKPRCCACDEIIFADECTEAEGRHWHMKHFCCYECETTLGGQRYIMKDGRPHCCNCFESLYAEYCDACGEHIGIDQGQMTYDGQHWHATEECFCCARCKRSLLGRPFLPKQGQIFCSRSCSAGQDPDESDSSDSAFQSARSRESRHSTKIGKKERRNAEQERRSAEVRQPAPPPMPERLSAEIDPLSVQMDRLSLSSSQTPSRTPNRTPSRTPSRAPSLNQVWMSRDEPYVPAAYEGPQRDPSPTPAPIHLLAQCNPRQGYNPNANAHPPAQTASNSGKRPDSWGKEQGNAKRTPMAALRGHSFNENWTHHSQDEFRPNKLRTQMSFNEMSSQSQGFSDKRSISLHGFQRDGRPPLTRRNPINAMSFNEPLTPLEQTPRGSVDSLTMSNATGGHSLDGVSKRQEHLSRFSMPDLSKDSGVNVSEKSNMGTLSSSVQFHSTESLSSSRPYNNNNNMYAPLRVGYPLQYWDGPQPLGFDGKGRVGVMGSSGNLRMAPMSDRMPRRRINAQESVSQQQQPQPRRRKHHRGTHGNGQHRSGRHHKRSRRSRSDNALHLVADRPAQMVELPYRRVQEDYDRFPAGNAARELFGLEPGGYRQQPQRPCPRTTSDLTLQNAGWQPVGLGGPCWGDGYTEGADPWCSSCSSSSESEADEGYFLGEPIPRPVQLCYINNEELRHRYSPSGIAAHHGPLHGPIHGQLHTRQRRKSKNCIIS